In the genome of Lagopus muta isolate bLagMut1 chromosome 21, bLagMut1 primary, whole genome shotgun sequence, one region contains:
- the SPEN gene encoding msx2-interacting protein isoform X4 has product MVRETRHLWVGNLPENVREEKIIEHFKRYGRVESVKILPKRGSEGGVAAFVDFVDIKSAQKAHNSVNKMGDRDLRTDYNEPGTIPSAARGLDDTVSIASRSREVSGFRGGGGGPTYGPPPSLHAREGRYERRLDGASDNRERAYEHSAYGHHERGTGGFDRTRHYDQDYYRDPRERTLQHGLYYTSRSRSPNRFDAHDPRYEPRAREQFTLPSVVHRDIYRDDITREVRGRRPERNYQHSRSRSPHSSQSRTQSPQRLASQASRPTRSPSGSGSRSRSSSSDSISSSSSTSSDSSDSSSSSSDESPARSVQSTAVPAPASQLLPSLEKDEPRKSFGIKVQNLPVRSTDTSLKDGLFHEFKKYGKVTSVQIHGASEERYGLVFFRQQEDQEKALNASKGKLFFGMQIEVTAWIGPETESENEFRPLDERIDEFHPKATRTLFIGNLEKTTTYHDLRNIFQRFGGIVDIDIKKVNGVPQYAFLQYCDIASVCKAIKKMDGEYLGNNRLKLGFGKSMPTNCVWLDGLSTNVTDQYLTRHFCRYGPVVKVDFANRESQLAFYHSMEKTGQDIRDFYEMLAERSRDERRGSYEYAPDRTYYETVRTPGTYPEDPRREYPARGREFYAEWDPYQGDYYDPRYYDDPREYRDYRGDPYEQDIREYSYRQRERERERERFESDRDRDHERRPIERSQSPTHSRRPQSPGASPSQSERLQSDSERRIYSRSSDRSGSCSSLSPPRYDKLDKARVERYAKNEKTEKERAFEQERADKDKRLVRKEKPEKLEKEKTDKQKRKAKIHSPSSQSSETDQENEREPSPEKLKGNSKQSKERGDKEGTAKNRLELMPCVVLTRVKEKEGKVIDQPTLEKLRAKLDNDTMKSPLLEQKTQASQAEQTKSDQSKLEPVRTKVQKEKALASHIEVVDKEGKLKPKKHLKTEQTSEGANAVDLDKLEARKRRFADANLKLDRQKLEAKRGSQDEEDARVALKKQLDATASSREATVLREGELERKPLRKEMLKRESKKMRLERLIPGTSPKEIQETLNVGGIGMRPSLDLQARLIEAADEPVEIQELPSKKLNPVKSQHKQAQLLDDHGTEREDAKKNYSGLPEDTPDHKLGQEKPQSAETEEKIGIDIDHTQSYRKQMEQSRRLKQQLEMEIAKSEKFGSPKKDVDEYERRSLVHEVGKPPQDVTDDSPPSKRKKADQFDFEISTKRERNYRSSRQVSEDSERTSCSPSIRQFPFHEDDDTLDSPRLIPLKETKESPKIEEKGLPYSNMTVREDSLKFNPYDSSRREQMAEMAKIKLSVLSSEDDSSRWETQVKQEPGRVDISFPSSIVKRDGIRKRSVRDLEPGEVPSDSDDDSENKPHSPKASSLLEGSRLSFLLRDREEKLREREERLSSSLERNKFYSFALDKTITPDTKALLERAKSLSSSREENWSFLDWDSRFASFRNNKDKEKVDSAPRPIPSWYMKKKKIRTDSEGGKLDDKKEDHKEEEQERQELFASRFLHSSIFEQDSKRLQHLERKDDDLDFISGRLYGRQSSSDGTNSAADLVQEPVVLFHSRFIELTRMQQKEKEKDQKPKEVEKQEDKESRPKTPETVPDSKEPEHKTSSVAGPSSAAALPQEPPPVASEKVVEKIIVETTSVKEEKPSEPVPTAEEQKPFPELAAPVKVEPPEQTEPPPVSEAGKDVPAAVAPEEDAVAAEHPSYLDTKPPTPGASFSQVDISVDPEPESAQLIPPPPKQVQKCDEAAEPKEENPLPPASADAGAGQKAEAAAEVLPPVSDNDMEVEPPVVVKDKKSYKSKRSKTPVQSAAASVTEKPVTRKSERIDREKLKRSSSPRGEVQKLSELKVEAEKVSRNAAKSPSSAAEPESVEPSLPISRTRRRNVRSVYATTGDNEGPSPVKDFVEVTRSTRKRGEKEPQEMVTAVPTTPRRGRPPKTRRKPEEDISPIKTEPVQQDVEETEAKEAAEAPKPVEGWRSPRSQKLTHSHSSAATGQQGKKGKNEPKADTSAECEDAAERSGQESAVSDNSNKAKANEKELAASEQKRDRKEVDAEKNQLEISTVEMTEKKPVPEKVTKSKRGRYKNTKTVVDKASVCLKNVEIRLNVDEVKGALRPAEEEAEPMAVSPAKIKSPQKEDILPPHFAKNEVEDSFQETEKEVMREPKQSPEAAQLAKQIELEQAVEHIAKLTETPPSITAYKEPTADVHEVRQEEEGDKPAHQASETELAAAIGSIINDISGETESFPAPPTYPTESEAEIPPEPLVLPSPREEMEPETDQAVNNILEAEPAVEAPVQPVASSAPLAVETESKDTEVSFSESSNSAQETETLQEAEVARKEKGRQKATRQRRKRSTGRKGDVAEVNAYEPERVQSRSPPANEIKAKPEDALKEEKQPKAATQVSVEPSAAEGSKAASADVIVDVPEATAESSASPKGPAPAPLDLPAPLASADEGSQSSFKIRSPIENTPITPPSVPSAAVPTIPSAAVAKLPAAVPAAIVPLHSGAAKVPEWIVRHEEPRARSTPPPALPPDTKASDIDTNSSTLRKILMEPKYVSATSITSTHVTTTHVEPVSAPRLEEAPLHPVVEAIKPVSEEKPAVPITNALDPPVAEAPVFSEKEKISSVIAPKATSVISRMPHSVDLEEAPRITLVKQAPQTQTCLVNAPSPKFKQRSSTNDNSRFHPGSMSVIEDRPVETGSSPGLRVNTSEGVVLLSYSGQKTEGPQRISAKISQIPPASAVDIEFQQSVSKSQIKQEPITPSQPTPKGTQTSTGYGTVSTHSPLVLGTQPYNMSPVISSVKQERVTLEKSDSAHLPAQPAASQPGKVLTQTVNTPPVLVVNKKLPDPAALKVETKTLQPSNLSPGVSPHHPSLSGKMHSEANHVSSGPSTPTDRAISHLAVTKQEPHSPRTSGHSPSPFPRTCHPGSTSSPALSSSTPVMLAPGIPVPQYISSMHPEQSVIMPPHSVTQTVSLGHLSQGEVRMNTPPLSGISYSIRPEALHSPRAALQPQIEMKPQRSSTPQPAPIRDIVMPPLSSQHPPEEEMHYHHTTVCRGPAPVQPDVLVMQPDYRMHPTSIRLEQYNVPRDVRMIMHPHMAAVGEHHSESRQSRTPEGAGKTPPVSKTPQPGKETPKSSEGKMAHSPHSEPRLLSVPSGSQLPGLPLTQPVVVPHGVQIMHPSGSSFHDYRSVYGDMRNYHTAAQLGHPQFPGASPIGLPSRSMTPSQGLPEGEHSHPSQPGRSKTPQISQDPKGPAASGPEQSHHPTVNRHAAQIDPHVHLQRAQADTGQTSYPSPVAISIKQELPSPHQAQAVPKQSLFIPTTSGPGAPPGLPLNRPEPQAALKQEPSPHPVSQRPVDMVQLLTKYPIVWQGLLALKNDTAAVQLHFVSGNNVLAHRSLPAPEGGPPLRIAQRMRLEASQLEGVARRMMVESDYCLLLALPCGRDQEDVVNQTESLKAAFISYLQAKQAAGIINVPNPGSNQPAYVLQIFPPCEFSESHLSRLAPDLLASISNISPHLMIVIASLETCCDALDVLTHTNARRGLNAGPGNFC; this is encoded by the exons CAGTGACTCCAGCAGCAGTTCGAGTGACGAGTCGCCGGCACGCTCAGTGCAGTCCACAGCAGTCCCCGCGCCTGCATCCCAGCTGCTTCCATCTCTGGAGAAAGATGAACCCAGGAAAAGTTTTGGGATCAAGGTCCAAAATCTTCCAGTGCGCTCAACAG ATACAAGCCTTAAAGATGGACTTTTCCATGAATTCAAGAAGTATGGCAAGGTGACGTCGGTGCAGATTCATGGGGCCTCTGAGGAACGGTATGGACTGGTGTTCTTCCGACAGCAGGAGGACCAGGAAAAAGCACTGAATGCCTccaaaggaaagcttttctttggCATGCAGATTGAAGTGACAGCTTGGATAGGACCAG AAACAGAAAGTGAGAATGAATTTCGTCCTTTGGATGAAAGGATAGATGAGTTTCACCCAAAAGCAACAAGAACTCTCTTCATTGGCAACCTGGAGAAGACAACCACCTATCATGACCTCCGCAACATCTTTCAGCGCTTTGGTGGCATAGTG gaTATTGACATTAAGAAAGTGAACGGTGTTCCTCAGTATGCATTCCTGCAATACTGTGATATTGCAAGTGTTTGTAAAGCAATTAAGAAGATGGATGGGGAATATCTTGGCAACAACAGGCTCAAG CTGGGTTTTGGGAAGAGCATGCCTACAAACTGCGTGTGGTTAGATGGTCTTTCTACAAACGTTACGGATCAGTATTTAACTCGACATTTCTGCCGATACGGGCCTGTGGTGAAG GTGGATTTTGCAAATCGAGAAAGTCAGTTGGCGTTTTATCATTCCATGGAGAAAACAGGTCAAGATATCAGAGACTTCTATGAAATGCTGGCAGAAAGAAG caGGGATGAAAGAAGAGGATCTTACGAATATGCCCCTGATCGTACTTACTATGAGACTGTTAGGACTCCTGGGACCTACCCTGAAGATCCTCGTCGAGAGTACCCAGCTCGAGGCAGGGAATTTTATGCAGAATGGGATCCTTACCAAGGAGACTACTATGACCCACGGTACTACGATGACCCACGCGAGTACCGGGATTACAGAGGTGATCCATATGAGCAAGACATCAGGGAGTACAGCTACAGACAgcgggagagagagagggagagggaacgGTTTGAATCCGATCGCGACAGAGATCACGAGAGGAGGCCGATTGAACGTAGCCAGAGTCCCACGCACTCCAGGCGTCCGCAGagtcctggagcatctccctcccaatcagaaaggctgcagagtgATTCAGAGAGGAGGATCTACAGCAGGTCATCGGATCGCAGTGGAAGTTGCAGCTCTCTGTCTCCTCCACGATACGACAAGCTGGACAAAGCCCGTGTGGAACGTTATGCAAAAAAcgaaaaaacagagaaggagagAGCTTTTGAGCAGGAGAGAGCTGACAAAGACAAACGCCTGGTGAGAAAGGAGAAGCCGGAAAAactagaaaaggagaaaacagataAGCAGAAACGAAAAGCAAAAATCCATTCACCCAGCTCTCAGTCTTCCGAAACTGATCAAGAGAACGAGAGAGAGCCCAGCCCTGAAAAATTAAAGGGCAATAGTAAACAGAGTAAGGAGAGAGGTGACAAGGAAGGGACAGCTAAAAACCGTCTAGAGCTGATGCCTTGTGTAGTGCTGACCCgagtaaaagaaaaggaagggaaagttATTGATCAGCCTACTTTGGAGAAACTGAGAGCAAAGCTTGATAATGACACTATGAAGTCCCCGCTTCttgaacagaaaacacaagcatCTCAAGCTGAGCAAACAAAGTCTGATCAGTCTAAACTGGAGCCTGTCAGAACCAAGGTACAAAAAGAGAAAGCCCTTGCCAGTCACATAGAGGTGGTTGATAAAGAGGGAAAACTGAAACCCAAAAAGCACTTGAAGACAGAGCAGACTTCTGAGGGGGCAAATGCGGTAGATTTAGACAAGCTGGAGGCTCGTAAAAGACGTTTTGCTGATGCAAATCTGAAGCTTGACAGGCAAAAACTGGAAGCAAAAAGAGGCAGCCAAGATGAGGAGGACGCACGCGTAGCTTTGAAAAAACAACTTGATGCAACAGCTTCATCTAGAGAAGCTACAGTGTTAAGGGAAGGAGAATTGGAGAGAAAGCCCCTGAGGAAGGAGATGCTTAAAAGGGAATCTAAAAAAATGAGACTGGAAAGACTTATTCCTGGTACTAGTCCCAAAGAAATTCAGGAGACCCTTAATGTTGGTGGGATTGGCATGCGTCCCTCTCTAGATTTGCAGGCAAGGCTAATTGAGGCAGCTGACGAGCCAGTGGAAATTCAAGAGCTCCCTTCTAAAAAATTGAATCCAGTAAAATCCCAGCACAAACAAGCACAGTTACTAGATGATCATGGAACAGAGAGAGAAGATGCAAAGAAGAATTACTCTGGTCTTCCAGAAGACACACCTGACCATAAGCTTGGCCAAGAGAAACCACAGTCAGCTGAAACGGAGGAGAAAATTGGCATTGACATTGACCACACACAAAGTTATAGGAAGCAAATGGAGCAAAGTCGCAGGTTAAAACAGCAACTGGAAATGGAGATTGCAAAATCTGAGAAGTTTGGCAGTCCAAAGAAAGATGTAGATGAGTATGAAAGGCGGAGCTTGGTCCATGAGGTGGGGAAACCTCCGCAAGACGTCACCGATGACTCTCCAccaagtaaaaggaaaaaggctgaCCAGTTTGACTTCGAAATTAGCactaaaagagaaagaaactacAGAAGTTCCCGTCAGGTGAGTGAAGACTCTGAAAGGACGTCGTGTTCGCCCAGTATCAGGCAGTTCCCTTTCCATGAAGATGATGACACGCTAGATTCTCCAAGGCTCATACCGTTAAAGGAAACCAAAGAGTCAcctaaaatagaagaaaaaggtCTTCCCTATTCCAACATGACAGTGAGGGAGGACTCCCTGAAATTCAATCCTTATGATTCCAGCAGAAGGGAGCAGATGGCAGAAATGGCGAAAATAAAACTGTCTGTCCTGAGTTCTGAAGATGACTCAAGTAGATGGGAAACACAAGTAAAGCAGGAGCCTGGGAGAGTTGATATTAGCTTTCCAAGCAGCATTGTGAAAAGAGATGGCATACGCAAGCGGTCTGTACGAGACCTGGAACCCGGGGAGGTGCCTTCAGATTCGGATGATGACAGTGAAAACAAACCCCATTCTCCAAAAGCCTCGTCTTTGCTAGAAGGTTCCAGGTTATCTTTTTTATTGAGggacagagaagagaaattacGTGAAAGGGAGGAAAGACTGTCGAGTTCTTTGGAACGGAACAAATTTTACTCTTTCGCATTGGACAAGACAATCACGCCGGACACAAAGGCCTTGCTTGAAAGAGCTAAATCCCTGTCTTcctccagagaagaaaactggtCCTTTCTAGACTGGGATTCAAGATTTGCTagttttagaaataataaagacAAAGAGAAGGTTGACTCAGCTCCTAGACCTATTCCGTCTTGGTatatgaagaagaagaaaatcaggacTGATTCAGAAGGTGGAAAACTGGATGATAAGAAAGAAGATCATAAAGAAGAGGAACAAGAGAGACAGGAACTGTTTGCTTCTCGTTTTTTGCACAGTTCGATCTTTGAACAGGACTCCAAACGCCTGCAGCACTTAGAGAGAAAGGATGATGATCTTGACTTCATTTCTGGTAGGTTGTACGGCAGACAGTCTTCCTCCGATGGGACTAACAGTGCAGCTGACTTGGTGCAAGAGCCAGTTGTTCTTTTCCACAGTAGATTTATTGAACTAACACGaatgcagcaaaaagaaaaagagaaagatcagaaaccaaaagaagtggaaaaacaggaagaTAAAGAGAGTCGGCCTAAAACACCAGAAACAGTTCCTGATAGTAAAGAACCAGAACATAAAACTTCCTCAGTAGCTGGtccctcctctgctgctgccctacCACAGGAACCACCACCAGTTGCTTCTGAGAAGGtagtagaaaaaataatagtggAAACAACTtctgtaaaggaagaaaaaccatCTGAGCCTGTTCCTACAGCAGAGGAACAAAAACCTTTTCCTGAACTTGCTGCTCCTGTCAAAGTGGAACCACCTGAGCAAACTGAACCCCCACCAGTCAGTGAAGCTGGTAAAGACGTTCCTGCAGCCGTGGCACCAGAGGAGGATGCAGTGGCAGCAGAACATCCTTCATACTTGGATACCAAACCTCCTACTCCCGGAGCTTCATTTTCCCAAGTGGACATCAGTGTGGATCCAGAACCTGAGAGTGCTCAACTGATTCCGCCTCCACCGAAACAAGTTCAGAAATGTGATGAGGCTGCAGAACCGAAGGAAGAAAATCCTCTGCCACCTGCCAGCGCTGATGCTGGTGCAGGTCAGAAGGCTGAGGCAGCTGCTGAGGTCTTGCCTCCTGTTTCTGACAACGATATGGAAGTTGAACCTCCAGTTGTTGTAAAAGATAAAAAGTCTTACAAGAGTAAACGGTCCAAGACCCCTGTAcagtcagcagcagccagcGTCACAGAAAAGCCCGTCACAAGGAAGAGTGAAAGAATTGATCGTGAAAAGCTCAAAAGGTCGAGCTCTCCTCGAGGGGAAGTGCAGAAACTTTCTGAATTGAAAGTGGAAGCAGAGAAAGTTTCAAGGAATGCTGCTAAGTCCCCTAGTTCTGCCGCAGAGCCAGAAAGCGTGGAGCCAAGCTTGCCCATAAGCCGAACGAGGCGCAGAAATGTCCGTTCAGTCTATGCTACCACAGGAGACAACGAGGGTCCGTCTCCAGTGAAGGACTTTGTGGAGGTCACTAGATCCACGaggaagagaggggaaaaggagCCGCAGGAAATGGTGACGGCCGTTCCTACGACACCGAGGAGAGGAAGACCTCCCAAAACCCGCCGTAAGCCGGAGGAGGACATCTCTCCTATAAAGACAGAGCCGGTACAGCAAGACGTGGAGGAGACTGAAGCTAAGGAGGCTGCGGAAGCTCCTAAGCCTGTGGAGGGATGGAGGTCTCCTCGGTCCCAGAAGCTGACACACAGTCACTCGTCTGCTGCGACAGGCCAgcaggggaagaaagggaagaacgAACCAAAAGCTGATACCTCTGCTGAATGTGAGGATGCTGCTGAAAGAAGTGGTCAGGAATCAGCTGTGAGTGACAACAGCAATAAGgcaaaagcaaatgagaaagagCTGGCAGCAAGCGAGCAGAAACGTGATAGGAAAGAAGTGGATGCGGAGAAAAATCAGCTAGAAATCTCCACCGTTGAGATGACAGAGAAGAAGCCAGTGCCAGAAAAGGTTACGAAATCCAAAAGGGGAAGGTACAAAAATACCAAAACTGTTGTAGATAAAGCATCAGTGTGTCtgaaaaatgtagaaatacGCCTCAATGTTGATGAAGTCAAGGGCGCCTTGCGGCCAGctgaggaagaagcagagcCCATGGCGGTGTCACCAGCAAAAATCAAAAGCCCACAGAAGGAGGACATCCTGCCACCCCACTTTGCTAAGAATGAAGTTGAAGATTCATTccaggagacagaaaaagaggTGATGCGGGAGCCGAAGCAATCCCCCGAGGCTGCCCAATTAGCAAAGCAGATTGAGCTGGAGCAGGCTGTGGAGCATATTGCAAAACTCACCGAAACGCCTCCGTCAATTACTGCCTACAAGGAGCCGACAGCAGATGTGCATGAGGTTCgtcaggaggaggaaggagacaAACCGGCCCATCAGGCCAGTGAAACggagctggcagcagctatCGGATCCATCATCAATGATATTTCTGGGGAGACGGAAAGCTTTCCTGCACCCCCAACCTATCCCACTGAATCAGAAGCAGAAATCCCACCTGAGCCACTGGTGTTACCGTCTCCTCGGGAGGAAATGGAGCCTGAAACTGATCAGGCAGTGAACAACATCCTTGAGGCGGAACCCGCTGTCGAGGCCCCGGTGCAGCCGGTtgccagctctgccccactggCTGTAGAGACAGAGAGCAAGGACACGGAGGTCAGCTTCAGCGAGTCGTCCAACTCTGCCCAGGAGACGGAGACCCTGCAGGAGGCTGAAGTTGCACGGAAGGAAAAGGGCCGTCAGAAGGCCACAAGGCAGAGACGCAAAAGGAGCACGGGCAGGAAGGGCGACGTCGCTGAAGTCAATGCCTATGAGCCAGAGAGGGTACAGAGCAGGTCTCCTCCTGCCAACGAGATAAAGGCAAAACCTGAAGACGCcctgaaggaggaaaagcaacCTAAAGCTGCCACTCAGGTGTCTGTAGAGCCAAGCgctgctgaaggcagcaagGCTGCATCTGCAGACGTCATTGTGGATGTGCCCGAAGCCACTGCTGAGAGCAGTGCCTCTCCCAAAGGCCCTGCACCCGCTCCTCTGGACCTGCCAGCCCCGCTGGCTTCTGCCGACGAGGGCAGTCAGAGCAGCTTCAAGATACGGTCGCCCATTGAGAACACACCCATCACACCACCCAGTGTCCCGAGCGCTGCCGTTCCCACCATTCCTTCGGCAGCCGTGGCCAAGCTGCCCGCCGCGGTGCCTGCCGCCATCGTCCCCCTTCACTCCGGCGCTGCCAAGGTTCCCGAGTGGATCGTAAGGCACGAGGAGCCCCGTGCCCGCTCCACGCCACCGCCTGCTCTCCCCCCTGACACAAAGGCCTCAGACATCGATACCAATTCAAGCACTTTGAGGAAGATACTCATGGAACCCAAGTACGTCTCGGCAACGAGCATAACCTCCACACACGTAACGACAACGCACGTGGAGCCGGTGAGCGCGCCCCGCTTGGAGGAGGCCCCTCTGCACCCTGTTGTAGAGGCCATCAAACCAGTTTCGGAGGAGAAGCCGGCCGTGCCCATCACTAACGCTTTGGACCCGCCAGTGGCCGAAGCACCTGTTTTCAGCGAGAAGGAGAAGATAAGTAGCGTGATTGCCCCCAAAGCCACTTCTGTCATAAGCAGAATGCCCCACAGCGTTGACCTGGAGGAGGCTCCGAGGATCACCTTGGTGAAGCAGGCCCCCCAAACCCAGACGTGTCTTGTTAACGCCCCGTCGCCTAAATTTAAGCAGAGGTCAAGCACAAATGACAACAGTAGGTTTCATCCAGGATCCATGTCCGTCATTGAGGATCGGCCTGTAGAGACTGGCTCCAGCCCCGGGCTGCGGGTGAACACGTCGGAAGGCGTTGTGCTGCTGAGTTACTCGGGACAGAAGACGGAAGGCCCGCAGCGAATCAGTGCTAAGATCAGTCAGATCCCCCCGGCCAGTGCCGTTGACATTGAATTCCAGCAGTCCGTGTCTAAGTCTCAGATCAAACAGGAACCTATCACACCGTCGCAGCCGACGCCAAAAGGCACTCAGACCTCCACGGGCTACGGGACTGTTTCCACCCATTCTCCTTTGGTTCTGGGAACGCAGCCATACAATATGTCTCCCGTGATCTCCTCTGTCAAACAGGAGCGCGTTACGTTGGAGAAGTCCGACTCAGCCCACCTGCCTGCCCAGCCTGCGGCCTCGCAGCCTGGCAAGGTTCTCACACAGACTGTCAACACTCCTCCCGTGCTTGTTGTGAACAAAAAACTGCCCGATCCGGCGGCTCTGAAAGTGGAGACCAAGACTCTGCAGCCTTCCAACTTGAGTCCTGGGGTCAGTCCTCACCACCCTTCCCTTTCTGGGAAGATGCATTCGGAAGCAAACCACGTCAGCTCGGGGCCCAGCACCCCAACCGACCGGGCTATTTCCCACCTGGCGGTCACCAAACAGGAGCCACACTCGCCGCGGACCAGCGGGCACTCGCCGTCCCCGTTCCCGCGCACGTGTCATCCCGGCAGCACGTCATCGCCAGCTTTGTCGAGCAGCACCCCGGTCATGCTGGCACCGGGGATCCCCGTGCCTCAGTACATCTCCAGCATGCACCCCGAGCAGTCCGTCATCATGCCCCCGCACAGCGTCACACAGACTGTGTCCCTGGGCCACCTGTCCCAAGGGGAGGTGAGGATGAACACTCCTCCCCTCTCCGGAATTTCTTACAGCATCCGCCCCGAAGCGCTCCActcccccagagctgctctgcagcctcagaTAGAAATGAAACCTCAGCGATCCAGCACGCCCCAACCAGCGCCGATACGCGATATCGTCATGCCCCCTCTGTCCTCTCAGCATCCCCCCGAGGAGGAGATGCACTACCACCACACCACAGTGTGCAGGGGGCCGGCCCCCGTGCAGCCCGACGTGCTGGTGATGCAGCCGGATTACCGCATGCACCCCACCAGCATCAGGCTGGAGCAGTACAACGTGCCGCGGGACGTGCGGATGATCATGCATCCCCACATGGCTGCCGTGGGCGAGCACCACTCAGAAAGCAGGCAATCCCGGACGCCTGAAGGGGCCGGAAAAACGCCGCCTGTTAGCAAGACCCCGCAGCCTGGCAAAGAGACACCAAAGTCCTCCGAAGGCAAGATGGCCCACTCTCCGCACAGCGAGCCCCGGCTGCTCAGCGTCCCTTCCGGCAGCCAGCTCCCTGGCCTGCCCCTGACGCAGCCGGTGGTGGTGCCGCACGGCGTGCAGATCATGCACCCCTCGGGCAGCTCCTTCCACGACTACCGCTCGGTGTATGGCGACATGAGGAATTACCACACTGCGGCACAGCTTGGCCACCCGCAGTTCCCCGGAGCGTCGCCCATCGGGCTGCCTTCCCGGAGCATGACCCCATCGCAG GGTCTCCCAGAGGGTGAACACTCGCACCCCAGCCAGCCCGGACGCAGCAAGACTCCCCAGATCTCCCAGGATCCCAAGGGCCCAGCGGCATCGGGACCCGAACAGAGCCACCACCCCACTGTAAATAGGCATGCAGCACAGATAGACCCTCACGTCCACCTTCAGAGGGCACAAGCGGACACGGGCCAGACCTCCTACCCTTCGCCTGTTGCCATTTCCATAAAACAGGAGCTTCCGTCACCGCACCAAGCTCAGGCAGTTCCCAAGCAATCACTGTTCATCCCAACAACCTCGGGCCCTGGGGCGCCGCCAGGGCTGCCCCTCAACCGCCCCGAGccccaggctgctctgaaacagGAGCCATCTCCTCACCCTGTGTCACAGAGACCTGTGGATATGGTTCAGCTTCTCACG AAATACCCCATCGTGTGGCAGGGCCTCTTGGCTCTAAAAAACGACACGGCCGCCGTTCAGCTCCACTTTGTGTCTGGAAACAACGTGCTGGCACACCGCTCCCTGCCTGCCCCCGAGGGGGGGCCGCCGCTGCGCATCGCTCAGCGCATGCGGCTCGAGGCCTCGCAGCTGGAGGGCGTCGCACGCAGGATGATG gtgGAGAGCGATTACTGCCTGCTCCTGGCCTTGCCTTGTGGACGAGACCAGGAAGATGTTGTGAATCAGACTGAGTCACTGAAGGCTGCTTTCATCAGCTACCTGCAGGCTAAACAAGCAGCAGGAATCATCAACGTTCCCAACCCTGGCTCTAATCAG CCTGCCTACGTTCTGCAGATCTTCCCACCCTGTGAGTTCTCAGAAAGCCACCTGTCCCGCCTGGCCCCCGACCTCCTCGCCAGCATCTCCAACATCTCTCCTCACCTGATGATCGTCATTGCGTCG TTGGAGACATGCTGTGACGCTCTGGATGTCTTGACACACACGAACGCGCGCCGTGGACTAAACGCAGGACCTGGGAACTTCTGCTGA